A single window of Grus americana isolate bGruAme1 chromosome 10, bGruAme1.mat, whole genome shotgun sequence DNA harbors:
- the ISL2 gene encoding insulin gene enhancer protein ISL-2 has protein sequence MVDILLPRPLPGAMGEPSKRRPGLALCAGCGGRIQDPFLLRVSPDLEWHVACLKCAECGQPLDETCTCFLRDGKAYCKRDYSRLFGIKCAQCRAAFSSSDLVMRARDHVYHLECFRCAACGRQLLPGDQFCLRERDLLCRADHGPPPDGAAARGPRSPALPPPAAAHLAEPVPGRPPAPRPPAHKAAEKTTRVRTVLNEKQLHTLRTCYAANPRPDALMKEQLVEMTGLSPRVIRVWFQNKRCKDKKKSILMKQLQQQQHSDKTSLQGLTGTPLVAGSPIRHESAVQGSAVEVQTYQPPWKALSEFALQSDLEQPAAFQQLVSFSESGSLGTSSGSDVTSLSSQLPDTPNSMVPSPAET, from the exons ATGGTGGACATCCTCCTCCCGCGGCCGCTCCCGGGCGCCATGGGGGAGCCCTCCAAGA GGCGGCCGGGGCTGGCCCTGTGCGCGGGCTGCGGGGGCCGCATCCAGGACCCCTTCCTGCTGCGGGTGTCGCCGGACCTGGAGTGGCACGTCGCCTGCCTCAAGTGCGCCGAGTGCGGGCAGCCCCTGGACGAGACCTGCACATGCTTCCTGCGCGACGGCAAGGCCTACTGCAAGCGGGACTACAGCAG GCTCTTCGGCATCAAGTGCGCCCAGTGCCGGGCGGCCTTCAGCAGCAGCGATCTGGTGATGCGCGCCCGCGACCACGTCTACCACCTGGAGTGCTTCCGCTGCGCCGCCTGCGGCCGCCAGCTCCTGCCCGGCGACCAGTTCTGCCTGCGGGAGCGCGACCTGCTCTGCCGCGCCGACCACGGGCCGCCACCCGacggcgccgccgcccgcggaccgcgcagccccgcgctgccgccgcccgccgccgcgcacCTCGCAG AGCCGGTGCCCGGGCGGCCGCCTGCCCCGCGGCCGCCGGCGCACAAGGCGGCGGAGAAGACTACCCGCGTGCGGACGGTGCTGAACGAGAAGCAGCTGCACACCTTGCGGACCTGCTACGCCGCTAACCCGCGCCCCGACGCGCTGATGAAGGAGCAGCTGGTGGAGATGACGGGGCTCAGCCCCCGCGTCATCCGCGTCTGGTTCCAGAACAAGCGCTGCAAGGACAAGAAGAAGTCCATCCTCAtgaagcagctccagcagcagcagcacagcgaCAAGACG AGCCTGCAGGGCCTGACCGGGACGCCACTGGTGGCCGGCAGCCCCATCCGCCACGAGAGCGCCGTGCAGGGCAGCGCTGTAGAGGTCCAGACCTACCAGCCGCCCTGGAAGGCGCTCAGCGAGTTCGCCCTGCAGAGCGACCTGGAGCAGCCTGCCGCCTTCCAGCAGCTG GTCTCCTTCTCCGAGTCCGGCTCCTTGGGCACCTCCTCCGGCAGCGACGTGACCTCGCTGTCCTCCCAGCTCCCCGACACCCCCAACAGCATGGTGCCCAGCCCGGCCGAGACGTGA